A genomic window from Treponema maltophilum ATCC 51939 includes:
- a CDS encoding WG repeat-containing protein — MDKHGTFLKGRFGFPVSADILNGFSEGYAVFGEKHGNPDLHTQSKSLWGIMDKKGRKLLSAKYAYLGERVIKGFIPAASVYYDNEEETVAATGLIDVAGNWQIKPKYYEVKNYSGSVCAVRYMPVSADRKVRNASGYKASGWKLVDIRDNDVFILPQDYTLDDDFNDGHIIYGKPAGERQWKWGLMNERGEFVTRPVFDKIWYSSCGYWIVLYNDEYMLYSDKDGLVRPKEYLDFSKIP, encoded by the coding sequence ATGGATAAGCACGGTACGTTCTTAAAAGGGCGGTTCGGTTTTCCGGTCAGTGCCGATATCTTAAACGGATTTTCCGAAGGTTATGCCGTTTTCGGAGAAAAGCACGGCAATCCTGATTTGCATACGCAAAGCAAGAGCTTATGGGGAATTATGGATAAAAAGGGACGTAAGCTGCTTTCGGCAAAATATGCCTATTTGGGAGAGCGTGTAATAAAAGGTTTTATACCGGCAGCCTCCGTTTATTATGATAACGAAGAAGAAACCGTCGCCGCAACGGGGCTTATTGACGTAGCGGGAAACTGGCAAATAAAGCCGAAATATTACGAAGTTAAAAATTATTCCGGCAGCGTCTGTGCGGTGCGATACATGCCGGTAAGTGCCGATCGCAAAGTGCGGAATGCTTCCGGATACAAAGCGTCCGGCTGGAAATTGGTCGATATACGGGACAATGATGTTTTTATTCTTCCTCAGGATTATACATTGGACGACGACTTTAACGACGGACATATTATATACGGTAAACCTGCCGGAGAAAGGCAATGGAAATGGGGGCTTATGAATGAACGGGGTGAGTTTGTGACAAGGCCCGTCTTCGATAAAATATGGTATTCATCGTGCGGTTATTGGATTGTTTTATACAATGACGAATACATGCTGTATTCGGATAAAGACGGCCTTGTGCGTCCGAAAGAATATCTTGACTTCAGCAAGATACCGTAA
- a CDS encoding AAA family ATPase, translating into MAVIAISRQVAACGDEIAAELASLLNYTFVDRKSIESKIISLGFPAEKLEKYDEKKPGFFSSLAKDRDEYLDYLQTAILEAAAQGNCILIGRGAFAVLENVPNLLAVRFVAADSVRVKRLMDEFGWDAKQAAQRIEESDANRIGFHKSFFNLSVEDPVHFHAVLNTGLFDAHGAAFLLAEACKKMFTPELEKKGTQKIADLLAAQHLVNTLIFDYKLNINFLRAVISGNTVTLQGVAESPVVAEKASSIASDIMKGKTIASAISVVQDFKSYP; encoded by the coding sequence ATGGCGGTTATTGCGATTTCCAGACAGGTTGCGGCTTGCGGCGACGAGATAGCGGCGGAGTTGGCTTCGCTGTTGAACTACACGTTTGTCGATCGGAAGAGCATCGAAAGCAAGATTATCTCTCTGGGCTTTCCCGCCGAAAAGCTTGAAAAATACGACGAAAAAAAGCCCGGTTTTTTTTCGTCGCTTGCAAAGGATCGCGATGAATACTTGGATTATCTTCAAACGGCGATTTTGGAAGCGGCTGCGCAGGGAAACTGCATTTTGATCGGGCGCGGCGCTTTTGCCGTGCTTGAAAACGTGCCGAACCTTTTGGCGGTTCGTTTTGTTGCAGCGGATTCCGTGCGCGTCAAGCGGCTTATGGACGAATTCGGCTGGGATGCGAAACAAGCCGCTCAGCGTATTGAAGAAAGCGATGCGAACCGCATCGGATTTCATAAAAGCTTTTTTAATCTTTCAGTCGAGGATCCCGTGCATTTTCATGCGGTGCTGAATACCGGGCTTTTTGATGCGCACGGCGCGGCCTTTCTTTTGGCCGAAGCGTGTAAAAAAATGTTTACTCCCGAACTTGAAAAAAAAGGAACGCAAAAAATTGCCGATTTGTTGGCCGCCCAGCATTTGGTGAATACGCTGATTTTCGACTACAAGCTGAATATTAACTTTTTGCGTGCGGTAATTTCGGGCAATACGGTTACCCTGCAGGGCGTGGCGGAATCTCCCGTTGTTGCCGAAAAGGCTTCAAGCATTGCTTCCGATATCATGAAAGGCAAAACGATCGCTTCGGCAATCAGCGTCGTGCAGGATTTTAAATCCTACCCGTGA
- a CDS encoding co-chaperone GroES → MKVKPLADRVLVKTEKTESKTAGGIIIPDTAQEKTQIAVVIAVGTDKEKITVQPKQRVMYDKYAGTQIKIDGEDHLILKAEDIIAVIE, encoded by the coding sequence ATGAAGGTTAAACCCTTAGCGGATCGCGTTCTGGTAAAAACCGAAAAAACCGAATCTAAAACCGCCGGCGGAATTATTATTCCCGACACGGCGCAGGAAAAAACCCAAATCGCCGTTGTGATTGCGGTCGGAACGGATAAAGAAAAGATTACAGTCCAGCCCAAACAGCGGGTTATGTACGACAAATACGCCGGTACTCAAATTAAAATCGACGGCGAAGACCACCTTATTCTTAAAGCCGAAGACATCATCGCCGTAATCGAATAA
- a CDS encoding alanine--tRNA ligase produces the protein MTANELRSKYIEFFKSKGHTEISGKSVIPENDPTVLFTTAGMHPLVPYLMGEPHPSGTRLCDYQKCIRTGDIDSVGDSSHLTCFEMLGNWSLGDYFKKEAISWSFEFLTGKQWLNIPVDKLSVTVFAGDADVPRDDESASIWMSLGIPKERVHFLPRSDNWWGPAGETGPCGPDTEMFYDTGKAPCSDHCAPGACSCGKYVEIWNDVFMEYNKDKDGKYNKLSRRCVDTGMGIERTVAMLQGKKSVYDTEVFQPIIHSIEKLTGKKYGDNEADDASIRIICDHTRAAVFIIGDPKGVLPSNVGAGYVLRRLIRRSVRHGKKLGLEKAFLGVPAQVVIDNFKGAYPELEEKRRLILDELLREEEKFLETLKKGEAEFEKLLPNLMKNPAKIIPGRVAFRLYDTFGFPVELTEELAGEHGMKVNRQEFDEAFKKHQELSRSTSGQVFKGGLADHSEITTKYHTCTHLLQEALVRVLGPHVMQKGSNITAERLRFDFSHPAPMTKEEIAAVENMVNEQIKRDLPVTIEIMDLEDAKKAGARALFGEKYESKVKVYSIGDFSKEVCGGPHVEHTGTIGTFKIQKEQSSSAGVRRIRAVIVD, from the coding sequence ATGACTGCAAACGAATTGCGATCCAAATATATAGAATTTTTTAAGAGCAAAGGGCACACCGAGATTTCCGGTAAGTCCGTTATCCCCGAAAACGATCCGACCGTGTTGTTTACGACTGCGGGCATGCATCCGCTGGTGCCCTATTTGATGGGCGAACCGCACCCGTCGGGAACGCGGCTGTGCGATTATCAAAAATGCATCCGCACGGGCGATATCGATTCGGTAGGGGATTCGAGCCATTTAACCTGTTTTGAAATGCTGGGTAACTGGTCGCTCGGCGATTATTTTAAAAAAGAAGCGATAAGCTGGAGTTTTGAATTTTTAACGGGCAAGCAGTGGCTGAATATTCCCGTCGATAAACTGTCGGTTACCGTTTTTGCAGGCGATGCGGATGTGCCGCGCGACGACGAATCGGCTTCAATCTGGATGTCGCTGGGCATTCCGAAAGAACGCGTGCACTTTTTGCCGCGCAGCGATAACTGGTGGGGGCCCGCCGGCGAAACCGGTCCATGCGGTCCCGATACGGAAATGTTTTACGATACGGGCAAAGCCCCCTGTTCCGATCACTGCGCGCCGGGCGCTTGCTCGTGCGGCAAATATGTCGAAATATGGAACGATGTCTTTATGGAATACAATAAAGACAAAGACGGAAAGTACAACAAATTGAGCCGCCGCTGCGTCGATACCGGTATGGGAATCGAGCGTACGGTCGCCATGCTGCAGGGCAAAAAATCCGTGTACGATACGGAAGTATTTCAGCCCATCATTCATTCGATCGAAAAACTTACCGGCAAAAAATACGGCGACAACGAAGCCGACGACGCGTCGATCCGCATTATCTGCGATCATACCCGCGCGGCCGTTTTTATTATCGGCGATCCGAAGGGCGTGCTTCCTTCCAACGTGGGGGCGGGCTATGTTCTGCGCCGCCTTATCCGCCGTTCGGTGCGCCACGGCAAAAAACTCGGTTTGGAAAAAGCTTTTTTAGGCGTACCCGCCCAAGTCGTTATCGACAACTTTAAAGGCGCGTACCCCGAGCTTGAAGAAAAACGCCGGCTTATATTGGACGAACTTTTGCGCGAAGAGGAAAAATTCCTTGAAACGCTTAAAAAAGGCGAAGCCGAATTCGAAAAGCTTTTGCCCAATTTAATGAAAAATCCCGCAAAGATTATTCCCGGACGCGTTGCGTTCCGCCTCTACGATACCTTCGGCTTCCCGGTCGAATTGACCGAAGAGCTGGCCGGCGAACACGGCATGAAGGTAAACAGACAGGAATTTGACGAAGCGTTTAAAAAGCATCAGGAGTTGTCGCGCTCGACAAGCGGTCAGGTGTTTAAAGGCGGTTTGGCCGACCATTCCGAAATTACGACAAAGTACCACACGTGCACGCACTTATTGCAGGAAGCCCTCGTGCGCGTGCTGGGGCCGCATGTTATGCAAAAGGGGTCGAATATTACCGCCGAACGCTTGCGGTTTGACTTTTCGCATCCGGCGCCCATGACAAAGGAAGAAATCGCCGCAGTCGAAAATATGGTAAACGAGCAAATCAAGCGCGACCTTCCCGTTACGATCGAAATTATGGATTTGGAAGATGCGAAAAAAGCCGGCGCGCGCGCGCTTTTCGGCGAAAAATACGAATCAAAGGTAAAAGTGTATTCCATCGGCGATTTTTCCAAAGAAGTGTGCGGCGGGCCGCACGTGGAGCACACCGGCACCATCGGCACGTTTAAAATACAAAAAGAGCAGTCGTCTTCGGCGGGCGTACGCCGCATTCGCGCGGTTATTGTAGACTGA
- a CDS encoding NUDIX hydrolase has product MNDMHFESRGSRSINWTAAAKKVLYKTPVLTLNAQSALSPEGTEKDFTTIDARNWVITVPLLKKEQAEKAAGIGEPCFLLVEQWRAGAMELSTEFPGGVINDGEKPEKAAARELLEETGFKALKCMPLGAMNPNPALFCNTVYFFAAENLTDTRHTHPDEDEFLKPLIVPVAEVFKKMGRPPYIHALTAAALCLFNSHMPDQFFGLC; this is encoded by the coding sequence ATGAACGATATGCATTTCGAATCGCGCGGAAGTCGAAGCATAAACTGGACGGCCGCGGCAAAAAAAGTTTTGTACAAAACGCCCGTTTTAACGCTGAACGCTCAAAGCGCCCTTTCGCCCGAAGGTACCGAAAAAGATTTTACCACCATCGATGCGCGGAACTGGGTTATAACGGTTCCTTTATTGAAAAAAGAACAGGCGGAAAAGGCGGCCGGGATAGGGGAACCTTGCTTTTTGCTTGTGGAACAGTGGCGCGCCGGAGCCATGGAACTCAGTACGGAATTTCCCGGCGGCGTTATAAACGACGGCGAAAAACCGGAAAAAGCGGCGGCGCGCGAACTTTTGGAAGAAACGGGTTTTAAAGCGCTTAAGTGCATGCCGCTCGGCGCAATGAACCCGAACCCGGCGCTGTTTTGCAATACGGTGTATTTTTTTGCCGCGGAAAATCTTACCGATACGCGGCATACGCATCCGGACGAAGACGAGTTTTTAAAACCGCTCATTGTTCCCGTTGCCGAAGTGTTTAAAAAAATGGGACGGCCGCCGTACATTCATGCGCTTACGGCAGCCGCCCTTTGTTTATTCAACAGCCATATGCCCGATCAGTTTTTCGGACTTTGCTGA
- a CDS encoding P-loop NTPase — MQIIPVASGKGGVGKSLLSANLAVTLGKAGKDVILADLDLGASNLHLAIGQQAPKKGLGTFLSGASDFEEIIMPSGYKNVRFIAGDSEIPGLTALSLSQKNTLIKKFQHIETDYLILDLGAGTHLTILDMFLLSPQGILVTAPTVTATLNGYLFLKNVLFRLMYNSFKKNSKAYQYLEQLKSDASSLQRLYIPKLTETIIRLDPKSAEVFIKRIQKFKPRLVMNMIENPKDADRAMKIRRSCTEYLGLTMDYLGVVYRDPMQDVALSSRLPITVYKPQSILSQSIYRIADKIMQSEDLNFDDAGLPADSFDLVGTEAEEDYEAKMSYVEDLIGSGALTTAELADTIKAQQYEITQLRKENVLLKSKIVKAHAQGFRL; from the coding sequence ATGCAAATAATCCCCGTTGCGAGCGGAAAAGGCGGCGTAGGCAAAAGCCTTTTGTCCGCAAATCTTGCCGTTACCTTGGGCAAAGCAGGAAAAGACGTTATCCTTGCCGACCTCGATTTGGGCGCTTCAAACCTGCACTTGGCAATCGGCCAGCAGGCGCCCAAAAAAGGCTTGGGAACCTTTTTGTCGGGTGCGTCCGATTTTGAAGAAATCATCATGCCTTCGGGCTATAAAAACGTGCGCTTCATTGCGGGCGATTCCGAAATTCCCGGACTCACCGCATTGAGCCTGTCGCAAAAGAATACGCTTATAAAAAAATTCCAGCACATAGAAACAGATTATTTGATTTTGGATTTGGGAGCCGGAACGCATTTAACCATTTTGGATATGTTTTTGCTTTCGCCGCAGGGTATCCTCGTTACGGCACCGACCGTTACGGCAACACTGAACGGCTATCTGTTTTTGAAAAATGTGCTGTTCCGCCTTATGTACAATTCGTTTAAAAAGAATTCAAAAGCATACCAATATCTTGAACAATTGAAAAGCGATGCCTCGTCGTTGCAGCGGCTCTACATCCCCAAACTGACGGAAACCATCATCCGGCTTGATCCGAAAAGCGCGGAAGTTTTTATTAAACGCATTCAAAAATTCAAGCCGCGCCTCGTTATGAACATGATCGAAAACCCGAAAGACGCCGACCGCGCGATGAAGATACGCCGCTCATGCACCGAATATTTGGGACTGACGATGGACTATTTGGGCGTTGTGTACCGCGACCCGATGCAGGATGTGGCGCTTTCTTCCCGCCTTCCGATAACGGTGTACAAACCGCAGTCGATTTTGTCGCAATCGATTTACCGCATCGCCGATAAAATCATGCAGTCGGAAGATTTGAATTTCGATGACGCGGGACTTCCCGCCGACAGCTTCGACCTTGTGGGTACCGAAGCCGAAGAAGACTACGAAGCGAAGATGTCTTACGTGGAAGATTTAATCGGAAGCGGCGCCTTAACGACGGCGGAACTTGCCGACACGATAAAGGCTCAGCAATACGAAATCACTCAGCTGCGAAAAGAAAACGTGCTTTTAAAATCGAAAATCGTAAAAGCGCACGCGCAAGGCTTCAGACTTTAA
- a CDS encoding SurA N-terminal domain-containing protein yields MKRLVVFFVLLSTAFLASAQSDLQPLVTIKLHKTESITLKQLKNRVAAYQKQAGGTSFTVEQKKQILDAMIDEKLALQAAQKAGISVTDSDVNDYFLNSISAMVGRSITEQEFAALVKSQSGLSLDDYFFSQIGMKLAEYKNFLKTQLLAQRYVVSLKRNELQNTAATDAEIRSFYEINRSTFVQNDILKLFMVVVPKSKDAAAAKKLADSLYGEVKSKKANYAQLKVKSKLDNSGFQAGDMYISKGTLAAQQLGMDDAALLKLFSQNVGFISDISETPADYQFYVVQEKYGAKILALGDEVQPDTATTVYEYIKEQLGRQKEASAFAAAVEEVTKSLRTPENYQMLKTGEALNKLLDW; encoded by the coding sequence ATGAAACGGTTAGTAGTGTTTTTTGTACTGTTGAGTACGGCTTTTTTGGCGTCGGCTCAAAGCGATTTGCAGCCGCTCGTTACGATAAAACTGCACAAAACGGAATCGATTACGCTCAAACAGCTGAAAAATCGTGTTGCCGCGTATCAAAAACAGGCGGGCGGCACTTCGTTTACCGTCGAGCAAAAAAAACAGATTCTCGACGCGATGATTGACGAAAAGCTTGCATTGCAGGCCGCTCAAAAAGCGGGTATTTCCGTTACCGATTCCGATGTGAACGACTATTTTTTGAATTCCATTTCCGCGATGGTCGGCCGCTCGATAACCGAACAGGAATTTGCCGCGCTTGTAAAAAGCCAAAGCGGTTTGTCGCTGGACGATTATTTCTTTTCTCAAATCGGCATGAAGTTGGCGGAATATAAAAATTTTCTTAAAACGCAGCTTCTTGCACAGCGTTATGTGGTATCCCTTAAACGCAACGAACTGCAAAACACGGCGGCAACCGATGCCGAAATCCGTTCGTTTTACGAAATCAACCGGTCGACCTTTGTGCAAAACGACATATTAAAGCTTTTTATGGTCGTCGTTCCCAAATCGAAAGATGCCGCCGCGGCAAAAAAACTTGCCGATTCTTTATACGGCGAAGTAAAAAGCAAAAAGGCGAATTACGCTCAGCTGAAAGTTAAAAGCAAACTCGACAATTCGGGTTTCCAAGCAGGTGATATGTACATAAGTAAGGGAACCCTTGCGGCACAGCAGCTCGGTATGGACGACGCGGCTTTGCTTAAACTGTTTTCGCAAAACGTCGGCTTTATTTCGGATATAAGCGAAACGCCTGCCGACTATCAGTTTTATGTCGTGCAGGAAAAATACGGCGCGAAAATCCTTGCCCTCGGCGATGAAGTGCAGCCCGATACCGCGACTACCGTATACGAGTACATAAAAGAGCAGCTCGGCCGCCAAAAAGAAGCGTCCGCCTTTGCCGCCGCGGTTGAAGAAGTTACCAAATCGCTGCGTACTCCCGAAAATTACCAAATGCTTAAAACAGGCGAAGCGCTGAATAAGCTTTTGGATTGGTAA
- the nusB gene encoding transcription antitermination factor NusB: MARRKSRILAFQALYAWDSGSTDEQTLLDFSWASASQLERMGEDGKAFARLIISGTLEHLPQIDKMISRHLVNWEIGRLNKVDLAVLRMSVYSLMFQKDIPASIVIDEAVDISREFGADEAYRFVNGVLGAVKPAIEKEAQNR, encoded by the coding sequence ATGGCGAGGCGCAAAAGCCGGATTTTAGCCTTTCAAGCGCTGTACGCGTGGGATTCCGGTTCGACCGATGAACAAACCTTACTTGATTTTTCGTGGGCGTCCGCTTCTCAGCTTGAACGGATGGGCGAAGACGGAAAAGCCTTTGCCCGCCTTATTATAAGCGGAACGCTCGAACATTTGCCGCAAATAGACAAAATGATTTCGCGCCATTTGGTTAATTGGGAAATCGGGCGCCTCAATAAGGTCGATTTGGCCGTTTTGCGTATGAGCGTTTATTCGCTGATGTTTCAAAAAGACATACCCGCTTCAATCGTTATAGACGAAGCGGTCGATATTTCGCGCGAATTCGGCGCCGACGAAGCCTATCGTTTTGTCAACGGCGTTTTGGGCGCCGTAAAACCCGCTATCGAAAAAGAAGCTCAAAATCGATGA
- a CDS encoding LysM peptidoglycan-binding domain-containing protein, protein MKKAILILLCLFGVLAVSLSAASYADNQYQRLAKEYKAKSEKAFDEGDYDKAVEYSALAEENAELSDAYVAEMLAKYEANTRIMYARNRVLYAKNLKAETYYPMAFAAGQKALDNAVLAYGMENWATATLYAEECLNALQGIKEVLPLPKYYVVTPWAQSKDCYWNISGKTYVYNNPLLWENLYQANKAGMRDPSNADLIYPGMKITIPSLNGEFRDGVYSPSIKYDTYGSQRTTGEAGSSAAAGTGSGGYGQQSPKN, encoded by the coding sequence ATGAAAAAAGCGATTTTAATTCTTTTATGTTTGTTCGGCGTACTCGCCGTCAGTCTTTCGGCTGCAAGCTATGCCGACAACCAGTATCAACGATTGGCAAAAGAATATAAGGCCAAGTCGGAAAAGGCCTTCGACGAAGGCGACTACGATAAGGCGGTCGAATATTCCGCTTTAGCCGAAGAAAACGCGGAGCTGTCGGACGCCTATGTTGCCGAAATGCTTGCGAAATACGAAGCGAATACGCGCATTATGTATGCGCGCAACAGAGTGCTGTACGCGAAAAACCTGAAAGCCGAAACGTATTATCCGATGGCCTTTGCCGCCGGACAAAAAGCGTTGGACAACGCGGTTTTGGCCTACGGTATGGAAAACTGGGCAACCGCAACCCTGTATGCCGAAGAATGCTTAAACGCGCTTCAGGGAATTAAAGAAGTGCTGCCGCTTCCGAAATACTATGTCGTAACGCCGTGGGCGCAATCGAAGGACTGCTATTGGAATATTTCGGGAAAAACCTATGTATACAATAATCCCCTCTTGTGGGAAAATCTGTATCAGGCGAATAAAGCCGGCATGCGCGATCCGTCCAACGCCGACCTTATTTATCCCGGTATGAAAATCACGATTCCCAGTTTGAACGGCGAATTCCGTGACGGCGTATATTCTCCGTCCATAAAGTACGATACCTACGGTTCGCAGCGGACGACCGGCGAAGCGGGATCTTCAGCTGCTGCGGGAACGGGAAGCGGAGGTTACGGTCAGCAAAGTCCGAAAAACTGA
- a CDS encoding tetratricopeptide repeat protein, whose amino-acid sequence MKAFTAALCCLVICVLCFVPSCSSGSSSGIFAEKLEVIDAFIGAEDYGGAWRLLKKNKKYVRSPRDYLSLIRRALLLDKNDFAEKYMRKGLSVFPDNQELLAVYAHFLLSLKRYEEAAKYAPKLEGGRYGSLYAELRFRTAGSEKNPSDFLSPSYIQAYIDSALTTGNGAYIRNAAVIYALQGDMQAAFRLHPKTMSVYDYPEFWARISFDSGNFVQCAEDVGFAKPSPELSSLASDALLHVGDERGAVLAWIDSTERFPSSNPASWYNASRAALKSGSMGYAYLFLSSLVRRFPDYVPGLAAYGRFSVYTPPQTKEHIFSNVLREKGIKTLSMELDDELPRVAPEEALARMNESLARTDDASLALEKLKLQWRVQAQAQEKAHTQAGPADSSASARKKAADIWALLERRAGAGYDPLTVRFALWNLCRYDMVGEAAELFDLWCASRYAPETDGSVPAPASEGKNKQVAPKERIVPFKEEWEYDIGSYIAFKQGRYARAEEILTAAMNNKNIKPGESVRLNLALLYNGSSRRVQALALYRNILEDDRIDKKLQAEIYYKIAVIQREQKENRSAVLSLNQALALDPAHSRSRFMLKQLDSAAD is encoded by the coding sequence ATGAAAGCTTTTACGGCGGCGCTTTGCTGTCTTGTAATCTGCGTTTTGTGTTTTGTTCCCTCATGTTCTTCCGGTTCTTCTTCGGGTATTTTTGCCGAAAAGCTTGAAGTTATCGACGCCTTTATCGGCGCCGAAGATTACGGCGGTGCGTGGCGCCTGCTCAAAAAAAACAAAAAATACGTGCGCTCCCCGCGCGACTATTTAAGCCTTATACGGCGCGCCCTGCTTTTGGATAAAAACGATTTTGCCGAAAAATACATGCGCAAAGGTTTGTCCGTTTTTCCCGACAATCAGGAACTTTTGGCGGTGTACGCTCATTTTCTTTTGTCGCTCAAGCGTTACGAAGAAGCCGCAAAATACGCGCCGAAACTCGAAGGCGGAAGGTACGGTTCTCTGTATGCCGAACTGCGCTTCCGGACTGCGGGTTCGGAAAAAAATCCTTCCGATTTTTTATCGCCTTCTTATATTCAAGCTTATATCGATTCGGCGCTTACGACCGGCAACGGCGCGTATATCCGCAATGCGGCCGTCATTTACGCGTTGCAGGGCGACATGCAGGCTGCATTCCGCCTCCATCCGAAAACGATGTCCGTATACGACTATCCGGAATTTTGGGCACGCATTTCGTTCGATTCGGGGAATTTCGTTCAGTGCGCCGAAGACGTCGGTTTTGCAAAACCCTCGCCCGAATTAAGTTCGCTCGCTTCGGATGCGCTTTTGCATGTCGGCGACGAACGGGGCGCCGTACTCGCATGGATCGATTCGACCGAACGCTTTCCCTCTTCGAATCCCGCGTCGTGGTATAACGCTTCGCGCGCCGCCTTAAAATCCGGCAGTATGGGGTATGCGTACTTATTTTTGTCGTCGCTCGTCCGGCGCTTTCCCGATTATGTTCCCGGTTTGGCCGCATACGGCCGTTTTTCCGTGTATACGCCGCCGCAGACAAAGGAGCATATTTTTTCGAACGTGCTGCGGGAAAAAGGTATAAAAACGCTGAGCATGGAACTTGACGACGAGCTTCCCCGCGTCGCTCCCGAAGAGGCTTTGGCCCGTATGAATGAAAGCCTTGCGCGCACGGACGACGCTTCCCTCGCTTTGGAAAAACTGAAGCTGCAATGGCGCGTGCAAGCACAAGCGCAGGAAAAAGCGCACACGCAGGCGGGACCGGCAGATTCTTCCGCGTCCGCGCGGAAAAAAGCCGCCGATATTTGGGCACTGCTTGAGCGGCGCGCGGGCGCCGGATACGATCCGCTTACGGTCAGGTTTGCACTGTGGAATTTGTGCCGGTACGATATGGTCGGCGAAGCCGCCGAACTTTTCGATTTGTGGTGCGCTTCCCGCTATGCGCCGGAAACGGACGGTTCCGTTCCCGCTCCCGCCTCCGAAGGCAAAAATAAACAGGTTGCGCCGAAAGAGCGAATCGTACCGTTTAAAGAAGAATGGGAATACGACATAGGCTCTTATATAGCTTTTAAGCAGGGCCGATATGCGCGCGCAGAAGAGATTTTAACCGCTGCAATGAACAATAAAAATATAAAACCGGGCGAAAGCGTGCGGCTTAATCTTGCGCTTTTGTATAACGGTTCGAGCCGGCGCGTACAGGCGCTCGCCCTGTACAGAAATATTCTTGAAGATGACCGAATCGATAAAAAACTGCAAGCGGAAATATATTATAAAATCGCGGTTATCCAGCGCGAGCAAAAGGAAAACCGCAGCGCCGTTTTGTCGCTGAATCAAGCTTTGGCTTTGGATCCGGCTCACAGCCGTTCGCGCTTTATGCTTAAACAATTGGATTCCGCAGCGGACTGA
- the pgsA gene encoding CDP-diacylglycerol--glycerol-3-phosphate 3-phosphatidyltransferase produces MKKADAFTLVRIIFAPIFFFLYFIPIWTGLFVRVSAYVLLPLLMCAEFTDFLDGFYARKENAVSDFGKLFDPFADVFLHITAFLCYAFSGYMPLWTLVLIMHRELGMLFLRLIAVKRGITIGAKAGGKIKTVLYIASGMFSLALESAVRCGLAESFPLQTLKYAGFVLYVLCVVFSYASFIDYVVSFKRSFSVKKD; encoded by the coding sequence ATGAAAAAGGCCGATGCTTTTACTCTGGTGCGTATTATTTTTGCTCCGATATTTTTCTTTTTGTATTTTATTCCGATTTGGACGGGGCTTTTTGTGCGCGTTTCGGCCTATGTGCTTTTACCGCTTTTAATGTGCGCCGAATTTACGGACTTTTTGGACGGATTTTACGCAAGAAAAGAAAATGCCGTAAGCGACTTCGGCAAACTTTTCGATCCTTTTGCGGACGTGTTTTTGCACATAACCGCCTTTTTGTGCTATGCGTTTTCGGGTTACATGCCGCTGTGGACATTGGTGCTGATTATGCACCGGGAACTCGGAATGCTTTTTTTGCGCCTGATTGCCGTTAAACGCGGCATAACCATCGGCGCAAAAGCCGGAGGAAAGATAAAGACCGTTTTGTACATAGCATCGGGCATGTTTTCGCTTGCTTTGGAAAGCGCCGTCCGTTGCGGTTTGGCTGAAAGTTTTCCGCTGCAAACGCTGAAGTACGCGGGCTTTGTGCTCTATGTATTGTGCGTCGTCTTTTCGTATGCATCGTTTATCGACTATGTCGTTTCGTTTAAGCGCTCGTTTTCCGTTAAAAAGGACTAA